The following DNA comes from Cucumis sativus cultivar 9930 chromosome 7, Cucumber_9930_V3, whole genome shotgun sequence.
TTCATATGATGTATGAATCAACTGAGCTAAAGTTGGTTTCACTTAGTGCTCCAGTATTTATGCCTCTTTCACGTGAAAaatcttttagtttaaaattaccTCCCGtggatttatgattttatcaGAATCAATCAGATTGGTTCTATATGAGGGCAAACGTGCatgttttaataatatgattaCTCTGCTTTATCTGAATGTGAAAAGTATATTATGCATGCCGatgatgtaatatttatgagaCAGATCTTATTTCACGTGGAAATTCCTTATTCCTAATTTGCATTATAACTTTACCAACTAGACAAGTTGACTCCTGCTGCATTTGAAAAGCACTCCGGAAGAGAAACAgcaagaaaatggaagaacaATGTTTGGGTCATAGTTGATGGAGATAAGGTTCCATTGTACAAGACTGTTCTCCTCAAGTACTACAATCAGGCGCTAAAAAACAGCAATGGATCCAGTAGATCCCAAAACGGGCGAGCATGTCACCGTGATGAGTTTGTTCGATGTAGTAGTTGCAACAAGGAACGCAGATTTCGACTTAGGACAAAAGAGGAATGCCGAATTCACCATGATGCTTTGGCAGATAGTGATTGGACTTGTGCTGATCTACCATATGACAAGTACATATTTACTTTGAGATTGCATTACCCTTGTGATCCTGAAAGTCCAATAAAACTTCGTATTACTTCTTGTTTTGCAGAATAACATGTGACACTGATGAAGAACGAGCGAGCCGGAGGGTTTATAGGGGATGCATCCGTTCACCAACATGCAAGGGTTGCACTTCCTGTGTCTGCTTTGGCTGTGATATCTGTCGATTTTCAGATTGCAGCTGCCAGACCTGCATTGACTTCACAAGGAACGCAAAAGCTTGATTGAATCTGCAGAACAATTCTTCTGCCCTGATTATTcccatttcatttctttgtaTGATGCTCTTCTCATACAACATTTTAAGGACAACCAAGAAGAGAAATTTCAGATTAAACTCAGCCTTATTTAATGTCTTTACTGACCGTTATAGCACTTTAAGATTCAGTACTTTATATGCCTTCTCTAGTAAAGAATAGAATATGCAACAAAGACAATGATGGAGATGAGTTTGCGTGGTATTAACAACGTATTGCCGTGTAATTTACATCACATCTGTTTCATATTGGTGTGTGATATCAATAATGTGATCattaacaacatttaaaacatCGAAACAAGTTGAAGACAGTGCAATGTGCAGAGAGCTTTCAAGTTGTGAAAGATCAAGAGATAGAAATGATGTTTACAAAATCAGACATAGAATAGAGGTGGGAATATTGAATGCAGTGGTTGGCGCAATTGGCATTGACAATCAAATGGAGGTATTGGAAAGGATGATGAAAGGTAGAGCAGAAAAacatgtttcttcttctatgtAAAAGTATCAATTCATCATAAATGAAGGCAGCTGGAATCTGCTGCCTGCTTAGAAACGATAGCTGTGTAGTTGGTATCTTGGGAATAGGAATATCCTCTTATGTGGACAAAAGCCTCGACTTTATGTCACTTTTGATTCCtccttttataattatgttgGTGAGGTAAGAGTTTGTGACATTCCATGAAGTGATTGATAGAAGCTTCAATAATCTGCTAAGAAagacaaacaaattaatacccacattcattttgtttatactatatagttttaatgaaatgaaaagataaaagaatcaAACTGAAAGATGCCTCACACCTTTAGAAAGCTGTCCTTTTTGCCTCTCAAGTTTGTTGCCTGTGGCACAAGCGACTCACACGTGAGAATGTTAGTTTAATAAGGTTGGAGCCTAGGCAAATCGAATTAATAAGGTCAAGtgattttttacaaaaaaatcagaaaagaaaagaacataaCATTAATTTGTTATTCCTGTTTACTGTTGGCAGCTGAAATTCAACTTTGGTAAATAATGGAATTGAGGGAATTTGGTCAGTGAAAACTAAAAGTGAAGTTTTTGAGAAAACATTCACTAATCAAACCCACTAAATTTACACAAATAAATGTAAGAAGCTGAAAtcctttttgtaatttcacaTTGATTTCTAGTCACACCCCTTACCATtattacatttcatttttgtatccGACAGACCTTTGGACATATATTGAATCAtcaatttttctctcttccacTTTCAGCTCACAACATTTATTGAGATTATTCTCCTTCATTTAAACTCTGATCCTTAAGCATAAATGAATCTTATTACATAGTAACAATCCTTGTTTTCgaagaaaataattcaatttcacaAATTGAGAATAATTTCTTCCTGTTCTCAGTGGgggagaaaaacaaaaggaatatgaacatcattaaaattataatcaaGAAACCGTGTTACAAGAAACGTGAAAAGATTGGGAGAAGTCCAGACCAATACAATATGGGATTAGGAATTTAATTACCTAAGTCAAGAAAAATTAGACAAGTTCTaagtaaataaagaagaagaagaaaaagaagaagaagaggaaaggTTAGCGATAGGATCTGATAATAGCTCCACAGAAAGTGCAAATAATGGCTCTCCAAGACCTCCAATAAAATGGGACGAAACAAAATCTAGTGGCGGTCTTCATGTCGGCGACGCTGGCTCCGCCGCCACACCGGGAACAAAATCCGGCAGCCGGTTTGCTCCGCCGTACCTGACGAGTCTGATCCACGAGAAAGCAAAAGCAAAccatttctgttttttttcttcttgtagtTGTAATTGAAGAGTGATAGCAGAGAGAAGTATTGAAGTGCATGAAAGGTGATAAAAGGTGGATCCTTTATATAAAGATTTCTTAACCTTACACCCACTTGCAAATGGTCAACAAAATTGGTTGTGAGggacaaataaaaagtgtaaaattacaactttggtcatttataattaaattttaggagAATATGTCAATTTATGGTTGTATAAACTGTGAGCTGTTCATAATTAtgtcaattaagcttataaatttttacaagTAAACTGGTTGAAATATAAC
Coding sequences within:
- the LOC101203862 gene encoding uncharacterized protein LOC101203862 is translated as MHFNTSLCYHSSITTTRRKKTEMVCFCFLVDQTRQVRRSKPAAGFCSRCGGGASVADMKTATRFCFVPFYWRSWRAIICTFCGAIIRSYR
- the LOC101203622 gene encoding protein ULTRAPETALA 1, whose amino-acid sequence is MASGVDENGFVLFSSEELSEMSGVKFGGDFVEVTCGCTSHRYGDSVGRLRIFVNGELEITCECTPGCHEDKLTPAAFEKHSGRETARKWKNNVWVIVDGDKVPLYKTVLLKYYNQALKNSNGSSRSQNGRACHRDEFVRCSSCNKERRFRLRTKEECRIHHDALADSDWTCADLPYDKITCDTDEERASRRVYRGCIRSPTCKGCTSCVCFGCDICRFSDCSCQTCIDFTRNAKA